The following are encoded in a window of Microcoleus sp. FACHB-831 genomic DNA:
- a CDS encoding serine/threonine-protein kinase, with the protein MAWETGQNLHGGRYIIETPLGVGGVGITYLARDRKGNRVVIKTLKDEVLDNPEMSSFREKFQQDFRDEALRLALCRHPHIVQIDNAFHVGSLPCMAMEYIEGEDLWKRVNKLGVLTELEALHYIHQIGEALTIVHDKGLLHRDVKPHNILVRLDKSEAVLIDFGIAREFIPDLTQLHTQALTHGFAPIEQYAEEAKRGEYTDVYALAATLYHLLTRKVPTPAFARAAKVQLDAPNKINPNISDRVNQAILKGMEFEAENRPQSVQEWLQLLELEASSLEEEGDTLPLPTIEPPPTTQITCFPPTVVTKKVNADDLNSEVGIDYSTLQDLLAAGKWEEADLETAAVMLKVARREKAGWLDCEHMENFPAEDLSTIDRLWVKYSNGRYGFSVQKCIYEACGKDYVLFGDRVGWRFKGNWLWWNELTFTSYAPPGHLPGWRVGGSGGVWGCFVTGSGFLLSRQDL; encoded by the coding sequence ATGGCTTGGGAAACTGGGCAAAATTTACACGGTGGTAGGTACATCATTGAAACGCCTCTAGGCGTTGGTGGTGTTGGCATCACCTATCTAGCCAGGGATAGAAAAGGCAATCGAGTTGTCATCAAGACACTGAAAGACGAAGTGCTGGACAATCCAGAAATGTCATCGTTTCGGGAGAAATTTCAGCAAGATTTCCGAGATGAGGCGTTACGTCTAGCCTTGTGCAGACACCCCCATATCGTGCAGATTGACAACGCATTCCATGTAGGCTCGCTACCCTGCATGGCGATGGAATATATTGAAGGCGAAGATTTATGGAAGCGCGTTAACAAGTTGGGCGTGCTGACAGAATTAGAAGCATTACACTACATACATCAGATTGGCGAAGCGCTGACAATAGTACACGATAAAGGCTTGCTGCATCGAGATGTCAAACCGCACAACATCCTGGTGCGATTGGATAAATCAGAAGCAGTTTTGATTGATTTTGGTATTGCACGGGAGTTTATTCCGGATCTTACCCAGCTTCACACCCAAGCACTAACGCACGGCTTTGCACCCATCGAACAGTATGCAGAAGAAGCGAAGCGGGGAGAATATACAGATGTGTATGCGCTAGCAGCAACACTGTATCATTTGCTAACAAGAAAAGTGCCGACTCCTGCATTTGCGAGAGCTGCTAAAGTTCAGCTTGATGCACCGAATAAAATCAATCCTAATATTAGCGATCGCGTAAATCAGGCAATTCTCAAAGGCATGGAGTTTGAAGCCGAGAATCGCCCTCAGTCAGTACAAGAATGGTTGCAATTATTAGAATTAGAAGCAAGCAGCCTTGAAGAAGAAGGCGATACTTTACCTCTACCAACTATTGAACCACCACCAACGACGCAAATTACTTGTTTCCCCCCAACAGTTGTCACTAAAAAAGTTAACGCTGACGATCTTAATTCAGAGGTAGGGATAGATTACTCTACACTGCAAGATTTACTAGCAGCTGGCAAGTGGGAAGAAGCAGATTTAGAAACTGCTGCTGTCATGCTGAAAGTAGCCAGGAGGGAAAAAGCAGGCTGGCTAGATTGCGAACACATGGAGAATTTTCCTGCTGAAGATTTAAGCACGATCGATCGCTTGTGGGTGAAATATAGCAACGGACGCTATGGCTTTAGCGTACAAAAATGCATCTATGAAGCGTGTGGAAAAGATTATGTTTTATTTGGCGATCGCGTCGGCTGGCGATTTAAAGGAAATTGGCTGTGGTGGAACGAGCTAACTTTCACATCTTATGCTCCCCCAGGACATCTTCCCGGTTGGCGGGTTGGCGGTTCCGGAGGTGTTTGGGGATGCTTTGTTACTGGTAGCGGTTTTCTACTTTCGCGACAAGATTTATAG
- a CDS encoding zinc-dependent alcohol dehydrogenase codes for MRALCWHGANDVRVDTVPDPKILNPRDAIIKITSTAICGSDLHIYDGFIPSMQSGDILGHEFMGEVVELGSSVKNVKVGDRVVVPFTISCGSCFFCNRDLWSLCDNSNPNGWMAEKLYGHSPSGLFGYSHLFGGYAGGQAEYARVPFADVGLFKIPDGLTDDQVLFLTDIFPTGYMAAENCNIKPGDTVAVWGCGPVGQFAIKSAFMLGAHRVIAIDRIPERLQMAKEQCGAEVLNYEEIEVGEALKEMTGGRGPDSCLDAVGMEAHGTDAMAFYDKVKQAVRLETDRPTALRQLMVACGKGGHVSLAGVYGGFLDKIPMGAAFNKGLTFKMGQTHVHRYLQPLLDRIQNGEIDPSFVITHKLSLEEAPHGYEIFKNKKENCIKVVLKP; via the coding sequence ATGAGAGCACTTTGCTGGCATGGGGCGAATGATGTACGGGTTGATACAGTACCAGATCCAAAAATACTCAACCCCCGCGATGCAATTATCAAAATTACTTCAACGGCAATTTGTGGCTCGGATTTGCATATTTACGATGGCTTCATCCCCTCAATGCAATCAGGCGATATCCTCGGCCATGAATTCATGGGTGAAGTTGTTGAATTAGGCAGTTCAGTTAAGAATGTAAAAGTGGGCGATCGCGTTGTCGTTCCCTTCACAATTTCTTGCGGTAGTTGCTTCTTCTGCAATCGCGATTTATGGTCGCTATGCGATAACTCCAACCCCAACGGTTGGATGGCTGAAAAACTTTACGGTCATTCACCATCAGGGTTGTTTGGTTACTCCCACTTGTTCGGCGGTTACGCAGGCGGTCAAGCAGAATATGCCCGCGTACCATTTGCAGATGTCGGTTTGTTCAAAATTCCAGATGGATTGACAGACGATCAAGTATTGTTTCTAACTGACATTTTTCCCACCGGATATATGGCAGCAGAAAACTGCAATATTAAACCCGGCGATACAGTAGCAGTTTGGGGTTGCGGGCCAGTAGGACAGTTCGCTATTAAGAGTGCATTCATGCTAGGCGCACACCGCGTTATTGCTATCGATCGCATTCCCGAACGCTTGCAAATGGCTAAGGAACAATGCGGCGCGGAAGTCCTCAACTATGAAGAAATTGAGGTTGGTGAAGCACTCAAAGAAATGACTGGCGGACGCGGGCCAGATTCTTGTCTTGATGCAGTCGGAATGGAAGCGCACGGCACGGATGCTATGGCGTTTTACGACAAGGTAAAGCAAGCAGTGCGTTTAGAAACAGACAGACCTACAGCATTGCGGCAATTAATGGTTGCTTGTGGTAAAGGCGGTCATGTATCTTTAGCGGGTGTTTATGGTGGCTTCCTGGATAAGATTCCTATGGGTGCAGCTTTTAATAAAGGCTTGACATTCAAGATGGGACAAACGCACGTTCATCGATACTTGCAACCGTTACTCGATCGCATTCAAAACGGTGAAATCGATCCTTCCTTTGTGATTACTCACAAACTCAGCTTGGAAGAAGCACCGCACGGTTACGAGATTTTTAAGAACAAAAAGGAAAACTGCATTAAGGTTGTTCTTAAACCCTAA
- a CDS encoding helix-turn-helix domain-containing protein: MSRSELVKLRIREFAAKEGWTLKELSERSGVSYSTIKTYAVSQGMVMADLAALRKLARTFDVLIEDLLEAVEE, from the coding sequence ATGTCAAGATCGGAATTAGTAAAATTGCGGATTAGAGAGTTTGCCGCTAAAGAAGGCTGGACGCTAAAGGAGCTTTCAGAACGTTCCGGGGTGTCGTACAGCACGATAAAAACTTATGCAGTTTCACAGGGAATGGTGATGGCTGACTTAGCAGCGCTACGCAAGTTAGCTCGCACGTTTGATGTGTTAATTGAAGATTTGTTAGAAGCGGTGGAAGAGTAG
- a CDS encoding DUF2267 domain-containing protein, with protein sequence MTKQVDCCVFVEPMQAVLGGTDRLKYDQFIKHVRTVAQRTYREEAECATIATLETIRDRIVGDEAKDLASQLLAELKQYLHGREGENGKFFSLEELVKRVSEKEKIHIPAVFRVLQQAITPGKFVDFKANFSEDYADMFAALSKV encoded by the coding sequence ATGACGAAGCAGGTAGATTGTTGCGTGTTTGTAGAACCAATGCAGGCCGTTTTAGGAGGGACAGATAGATTGAAATACGATCAGTTCATAAAACACGTTCGGACAGTTGCCCAGCGGACTTATCGTGAGGAGGCGGAGTGCGCCACGATAGCCACCTTGGAAACAATTAGAGACCGCATAGTTGGAGACGAAGCCAAAGACTTAGCTTCACAACTGCTAGCAGAACTGAAACAGTATTTGCACGGACGAGAGGGCGAAAACGGTAAATTCTTTTCTCTCGAAGAGTTAGTTAAGCGCGTAAGTGAGAAAGAAAAAATTCATATTCCGGCTGTATTCAGAGTTCTGCAACAAGCAATTACGCCAGGGAAGTTTGTCGATTTTAAGGCTAATTTTTCAGAGGATTACGCCGATATGTTCGCAGCTTTGAGCAAAGTTTAA
- a CDS encoding DUF6335 family protein, with protein MAAKPDQQTKKQADELNQEAPPQENTAVETGVPKAPQNNRDSKMLRDELELYTSTSPSLTGGDLDAAWEQADAVGDEAVGGTVATPDQNVTEELEKAVGLEMDDRAFLRTNEILEQRDDSRWELDPTSSEDYSDRRE; from the coding sequence ATGGCCGCTAAACCAGATCAACAAACTAAAAAGCAAGCCGACGAACTTAACCAGGAGGCTCCGCCGCAGGAAAATACTGCTGTTGAAACTGGTGTCCCTAAAGCGCCGCAAAATAATCGGGATTCCAAGATGTTGCGGGATGAATTGGAGCTATACACATCCACCAGTCCTTCACTTACTGGCGGCGATCTTGATGCAGCTTGGGAACAAGCAGATGCGGTTGGGGATGAAGCAGTTGGTGGAACCGTTGCGACTCCCGATCAAAACGTAACTGAAGAATTGGAAAAAGCTGTGGGGTTGGAAATGGACGATCGCGCCTTTCTTCGCACCAATGAAATCTTAGAACAGCGTGACGATAGCCGCTGGGAATTAGATCCTACGTCGTCTGAAGATTATAGCGATCGCAGGGAATAG
- a CDS encoding SRPBCC family protein, with protein sequence MTSTPQDKSSNQPSQSGSSNVSDAERWASLIGGGAMVLYGLSRGSLRGALTALAGGGLAYHGATGEKSLPETIKGTIQDKAGMNQSIKVEKTLTINKSPEELYNFWHDFENLPTFMKHLKSVKVYDQKRSHWVATAPMGASVEWDADIINDQPNKLIAWASVEGADVDNSGFVRFTPAPADRGTEVKVVIEYNPPGGAVTAAIAKLFGEEPEQQLGDDLRRFKMLMEAGEIATTEGQPSGRK encoded by the coding sequence ATGACATCAACACCACAGGATAAAAGTAGCAATCAACCCAGTCAAAGCGGAAGTAGCAATGTCAGCGATGCCGAACGTTGGGCGTCGTTAATTGGTGGCGGCGCAATGGTGCTTTATGGTTTATCTCGCGGCTCTCTTCGTGGTGCTTTAACCGCGCTTGCAGGCGGAGGTTTAGCATATCACGGTGCGACTGGAGAAAAAAGTTTACCTGAAACTATAAAGGGCACAATACAGGACAAAGCGGGCATGAACCAAAGTATCAAAGTTGAAAAAACATTAACGATTAACAAGTCGCCAGAAGAACTTTATAACTTCTGGCACGACTTTGAGAACTTGCCCACATTTATGAAGCATCTCAAATCGGTGAAAGTTTACGATCAGAAGCGATCGCACTGGGTTGCAACTGCGCCGATGGGTGCTAGCGTCGAGTGGGATGCTGACATCATTAACGACCAACCAAACAAATTGATTGCGTGGGCTTCAGTTGAAGGCGCAGATGTTGATAACTCAGGTTTTGTGCGCTTTACACCAGCACCCGCAGATCGCGGTACTGAAGTAAAAGTTGTCATCGAATATAACCCCCCTGGCGGTGCAGTAACAGCAGCGATCGCCAAACTCTTCGGCGAAGAACCAGAACAGCAACTTGGAGACGATCTGCGCCGCTTCAAAATGCTCATGGAAGCTGGGGAAATTGCCACAACAGAAGGGCAACCCTCCGGTCGAAAGTAA
- a CDS encoding cupin domain-containing protein gives MADTTVMKVDSNHSPKGELGQKYLASGKTVSMRLWEDEEPDEPKEPAARDYETVGYVIKGRAELHSEGQVILLEPGNSWTVPKGASHTYKILETFTAVEATSPPAQVHGRDEN, from the coding sequence ATGGCTGATACAACTGTAATGAAAGTAGATTCTAACCATTCTCCCAAGGGTGAATTGGGTCAGAAGTATCTCGCGTCAGGGAAAACTGTTTCCATGCGCCTTTGGGAAGACGAGGAACCAGACGAACCTAAAGAACCAGCAGCGCGGGATTATGAAACTGTTGGTTACGTTATCAAAGGTCGTGCCGAGTTGCACAGTGAGGGTCAAGTAATTTTGCTAGAACCTGGCAACTCTTGGACAGTACCAAAAGGCGCATCTCACACATACAAAATCCTGGAAACTTTTACGGCAGTTGAGGCAACATCTCCACCCGCCCAAGTTCACGGACGCGACGAGAATTAA
- a CDS encoding HD domain-containing protein, with amino-acid sequence MLTQRFTEALTYATELHAKQIRKGSGVPYISHLLGVASIALEHGANEDEAIAALLHDAIEDQGGAATREEICRRFGDVVTEIVDGCTDTDITPKPPWRQRKETYIAHIPTASASVRLVSCADKLHNARSILNDYRILGDSLWERFKGGKEGTLWYYRAMVEAFRIAGSTPLVEELERVVVEVEKLSSDRH; translated from the coding sequence ATGCTGACACAACGGTTTACTGAAGCGCTTACTTATGCAACCGAACTACACGCGAAGCAAATTCGTAAGGGTTCGGGAGTTCCTTATATATCTCATTTGTTAGGAGTGGCTAGTATAGCGCTGGAACATGGAGCAAATGAAGATGAGGCGATCGCTGCTCTACTTCATGATGCCATTGAAGACCAAGGCGGTGCAGCAACAAGAGAAGAAATTTGCCGCAGATTTGGCGATGTAGTGACAGAAATTGTCGATGGCTGCACCGATACGGACATTACACCAAAACCACCTTGGCGACAGCGCAAAGAAACTTATATCGCACACATTCCGACTGCTTCAGCTTCAGTACGTCTTGTTTCGTGTGCCGATAAATTGCACAACGCCCGTTCAATTCTTAATGATTATCGTATCTTGGGCGATTCACTTTGGGAACGCTTCAAAGGAGGGAAAGAAGGAACGCTTTGGTATTATCGCGCTATGGTAGAGGCATTTCGCATAGCGGGTTCTACGCCTCTAGTTGAAGAATTAGAGCGGGTGGTGGTAGAAGTAGAAAAATTAAGCAGCGATCGCCATTAA
- a CDS encoding SDR family NAD(P)-dependent oxidoreductase, translating into MSRRLEGKVAIITGAGTGIGEAIAHKFAKEGATVIVSGLPDDPINKVAEAIKQYGGHAMAYGGDVSEETHAQACIKVAIDYFGRLDILVNNAGVFLATAETQDYPIDVFDQTIRMNIRSAFLMTKYALPYLQQTRGNIVSAGSEAGFNGLSQNSPYGGTKGWMHSFMKGVAVEQAKYGIRANCVCPGPIDTAWTHKETGPMDSKMEKMLINATPMARRGTPEEMANVYAFIASDEASYVTGALWLADGGVTVAKGAVGEETPQNLRNEPQGELRLDHAQEGLENKDFQTIR; encoded by the coding sequence ATGAGTAGAAGATTGGAAGGAAAAGTTGCCATTATCACTGGTGCTGGCACGGGAATTGGAGAAGCGATCGCGCACAAATTTGCTAAAGAAGGCGCTACTGTTATTGTCAGCGGTCTGCCCGACGATCCCATAAATAAGGTAGCAGAAGCGATTAAGCAATATGGCGGCCATGCTATGGCTTACGGGGGTGATGTGTCAGAAGAAACACACGCTCAAGCTTGTATAAAAGTTGCCATTGACTACTTTGGACGGCTGGACATCTTAGTAAATAATGCGGGTGTTTTCCTGGCGACTGCGGAAACTCAGGACTATCCGATAGACGTATTCGATCAAACAATTCGGATGAACATCCGTTCTGCGTTTTTGATGACCAAATACGCCCTGCCTTACCTGCAACAAACACGCGGTAATATTGTTTCTGCTGGCTCAGAAGCTGGTTTTAACGGACTTTCTCAGAACTCACCCTACGGCGGAACAAAAGGCTGGATGCATTCCTTTATGAAAGGAGTTGCTGTCGAGCAAGCAAAATATGGTATCCGCGCTAACTGCGTTTGTCCCGGTCCAATTGATACCGCTTGGACGCATAAAGAAACGGGGCCAATGGATTCCAAAATGGAGAAAATGCTGATTAATGCTACTCCAATGGCGCGACGCGGTACGCCGGAAGAAATGGCAAATGTTTATGCATTTATTGCCTCCGATGAAGCTAGTTATGTCACTGGTGCATTGTGGCTAGCTGATGGAGGTGTTACGGTTGCTAAAGGAGCAGTAGGCGAAGAAACACCGCAGAATCTCCGTAATGAACCGCAGGGGGAATTGCGTCTAGATCATGCTCAGGAAGGGTTAGAGAACAAAGATTTTCAAACAATTCGCTAA
- the typA gene encoding translational GTPase TypA — protein sequence MSLPIRNVAIIAHVDHGKTTLVDALLKQSGIFREGEEVPDCVMDSNAIERERGITILSKNTAVRYKETLVNIVDTPGHADFGGEVERVLGMVDGCLLIVDANEGPMPQTRFVLKKALEKGLRPIVVVNKIDRPQAEPYKAIDKVLDLFLELGADEDQCDFPYLFASGLAGYAKAELEGEATDMQPLFEAILRHVPPPVGDPNKPLQLQVTTLDYSEYVGRIVIGRIHNGTIKAGQQAALVTESGAIVKTKVSKLMGFEGLKRIELQEASAGNIVAVAGFADANIGETITCPDEPQALPLIKVDEPTLQMTFSVNDSPFCGQEGTLVTSRQVRDRLFRELETNVALRVEETDSPDKFLVSGRGELHLGILIENMRREGYEFQVSQPQVIYREVSGQPCEPFECLVLDVPQDAAGSCIERLGQRKGEMQDMLIGSNGRTQLEFVIPARGLVGFRGEFMRLTRGDGIMNHSFLDYRPLSGDISARRNGVLISFEEGVATYYALQNAEDRGVFFITPGTKIYRGMIVGENNRPQDLELNLCKAKQLTNHRASGGEELVQLQAPVDMSLERALEYIGPDELVEVTPKSIRLRKVTKKLAKR from the coding sequence ATGTCCCTCCCGATCCGCAACGTTGCGATTATTGCCCACGTCGATCACGGTAAAACCACCCTCGTTGATGCCCTTCTCAAACAATCCGGCATCTTCCGCGAAGGGGAAGAAGTTCCAGATTGCGTTATGGACTCCAACGCCATTGAGCGGGAGCGGGGCATTACAATTCTGTCTAAAAACACAGCCGTTCGCTACAAAGAAACGCTGGTAAATATTGTAGATACCCCCGGACACGCCGATTTTGGCGGCGAAGTCGAACGGGTGTTGGGCATGGTTGATGGCTGTCTGCTAATTGTAGATGCCAACGAAGGCCCCATGCCTCAGACGCGATTTGTGCTGAAAAAAGCCCTAGAAAAGGGATTGCGTCCTATCGTAGTCGTCAATAAAATCGACCGTCCCCAAGCAGAACCCTACAAGGCTATAGATAAAGTCTTGGATCTGTTCCTAGAACTAGGCGCAGACGAAGATCAGTGCGACTTTCCCTATTTATTTGCCTCCGGTTTAGCAGGTTATGCTAAAGCAGAATTGGAGGGTGAGGCGACAGATATGCAGCCTCTGTTTGAGGCAATTCTCCGCCACGTACCACCACCAGTCGGCGACCCCAACAAGCCGCTGCAACTGCAAGTCACAACCTTGGATTATTCTGAGTACGTGGGGCGGATTGTAATTGGTAGAATCCACAACGGCACTATCAAAGCTGGGCAACAAGCTGCTTTGGTGACTGAAAGCGGCGCGATTGTTAAGACCAAAGTTAGTAAGTTGATGGGCTTTGAAGGCCTGAAGCGCATTGAGTTGCAAGAAGCTTCGGCGGGGAATATTGTGGCAGTAGCGGGCTTTGCTGATGCCAACATTGGCGAGACGATTACTTGTCCAGATGAACCCCAAGCATTGCCGCTGATTAAAGTGGATGAACCCACTTTGCAGATGACCTTCAGCGTCAACGATTCGCCATTTTGCGGACAGGAAGGGACATTGGTTACTTCCAGACAAGTGCGCGATCGCTTGTTCCGCGAACTAGAAACCAACGTCGCCTTGCGCGTCGAAGAAACCGACTCCCCCGATAAATTCCTCGTCTCAGGACGCGGTGAATTGCACCTGGGTATCCTAATTGAAAACATGCGCCGCGAAGGCTATGAGTTTCAGGTATCTCAGCCACAAGTTATCTACCGCGAAGTCAGCGGTCAACCCTGCGAACCCTTCGAGTGCTTGGTACTCGATGTTCCCCAAGATGCAGCAGGTAGCTGTATCGAACGTTTGGGGCAGCGCAAAGGCGAAATGCAGGATATGCTAATTGGCAGCAACGGTCGCACCCAGTTAGAATTTGTAATTCCGGCGCGTGGCTTGGTGGGATTCCGGGGTGAATTCATGCGACTGACAAGGGGCGACGGGATTATGAACCACAGCTTCCTCGACTATCGCCCCCTCAGCGGAGATATTTCAGCGCGTCGCAACGGTGTGTTGATTTCCTTTGAAGAGGGAGTCGCTACCTACTACGCACTCCAAAATGCTGAAGACCGGGGTGTATTCTTTATTACCCCTGGTACGAAGATTTACAGGGGGATGATTGTGGGCGAAAACAACCGTCCTCAAGACTTGGAACTCAACCTCTGCAAGGCCAAACAGCTGACAAACCACCGCGCCTCTGGCGGTGAAGAGTTGGTGCAGTTGCAAGCCCCAGTAGATATGAGTTTGGAGCGTGCTTTGGAATACATCGGCCCCGATGAATTGGTGGAAGTTACGCCTAAGTCAATTCGTCTGCGGAAAGTCACGAAGAAGCTAGCCAAGCGTTAA
- a CDS encoding zinc-dependent alcohol dehydrogenase, which produces MKAVCWHGANDVRVETVPDPKILNPRDAILKITSTAICGSDLHIYGGYIPTTQPGDIIGHEFMGEIVEVGSKVKNLQVGDRVVVPSTIGCGHCNYCSRAMWSLCDNANPNAFIQEALFGFPTSAIYGYSHAFGGYAGAQAEYVRVPFADVGVVKVPKDLPDEKLLFISDAIPTGYMGAELCDIQPGDTVAVWGCGAVGQFAMISAYMMGAEKVIAIDRFPERLQLAKEFAKAEVINYEEVDAGEALKEMTGGRGPDACIDAVGLEAHGVGLEDMYDQTKQKLRLETDRPHVLRQMMVACRKGGTLSIMGVYSGFVDKMPFGAAFNKGLTFRMGQMHGQKYMHKLLDLVLDGKLDPSQVVTHQLPLEEAAHGYKIFQQKQDKCIKVVLKP; this is translated from the coding sequence ATGAAAGCAGTTTGCTGGCACGGCGCTAACGATGTGAGGGTAGAAACGGTTCCAGATCCGAAAATACTCAACCCCCGCGATGCCATTCTTAAAATTACATCAACGGCAATTTGTGGTTCTGACTTACATATTTACGGCGGCTACATCCCTACAACGCAGCCTGGTGATATTATCGGTCACGAATTCATGGGGGAAATTGTCGAAGTTGGTAGCAAAGTAAAGAATTTACAAGTAGGCGATCGCGTAGTAGTTCCTTCCACAATCGGCTGCGGTCATTGCAACTACTGCTCCCGCGCTATGTGGTCGCTGTGCGATAACGCTAACCCCAACGCTTTCATACAAGAAGCATTGTTCGGGTTTCCTACATCAGCAATTTACGGTTACTCTCACGCATTCGGCGGTTATGCAGGCGCTCAAGCTGAATATGTGCGCGTACCTTTTGCCGATGTTGGTGTTGTCAAAGTCCCCAAAGACTTGCCCGACGAAAAGCTTTTATTCATCTCCGATGCCATCCCCACTGGTTACATGGGCGCGGAATTATGCGATATTCAACCAGGCGATACCGTAGCAGTTTGGGGCTGCGGTGCGGTCGGTCAATTTGCGATGATTAGCGCCTATATGATGGGTGCTGAAAAAGTTATAGCAATCGATCGCTTCCCAGAACGTCTGCAATTAGCTAAGGAATTTGCTAAAGCCGAAGTTATTAACTACGAAGAAGTTGATGCAGGCGAAGCGCTTAAAGAAATGACGGGCGGAAGAGGGCCAGATGCGTGTATTGATGCAGTCGGTTTAGAAGCGCACGGCGTTGGTTTGGAAGATATGTATGACCAAACAAAGCAGAAATTGCGCTTAGAAACAGACCGTCCCCACGTACTGCGGCAAATGATGGTTGCTTGTCGCAAAGGTGGCACGCTTTCTATCATGGGCGTTTACAGCGGCTTTGTTGACAAAATGCCTTTTGGTGCAGCCTTTAATAAAGGGTTGACATTCAGAATGGGTCAAATGCACGGGCAGAAATATATGCACAAGTTGCTGGATTTAGTTTTGGATGGAAAACTCGATCCCTCGCAGGTTGTTACTCATCAATTACCCTTAGAAGAAGCCGCGCACGGGTACAAAATTTTTCAACAAAAACAAGATAAATGCATCAAAGTTGTACTCAAACCATGA
- a CDS encoding helix-turn-helix transcriptional regulator has product MSRGGLVRLRIKEFAAKEGWTLKEVSDRSGVPYGTVKTYAVSSGMAMADVSALCKLARAFDVLIEDLVEVIRE; this is encoded by the coding sequence ATGTCAAGAGGCGGATTGGTCAGGTTGCGAATTAAAGAGTTTGCCGCTAAAGAGGGGTGGACGCTTAAGGAAGTTTCCGATCGTTCAGGAGTCCCCTACGGCACGGTGAAAACTTACGCAGTTTCTTCGGGAATGGCGATGGCTGATGTTAGTGCATTATGCAAGTTGGCTCGTGCGTTTGATGTATTAATTGAAGACTTGGTTGAAGTTATTAGGGAGTAA
- a CDS encoding DJ-1/PfpI/YhbO family deglycase/protease codes for MAQSNNQDTKKRVAILIENGVEDDEFQVPYKGLQMAGIEVVVLGSRTNENYAGKQGKVAMKADGTTTEAIASDFDAVIIPGGYAPDMMRTNPNTVRFVQEAMEQGKIVAAVCHGPQVLIEGDLLRGKQATGFISIRKDIINAGANYIDEPLVVDGNLITSRQPGDLAIFTTAILSRLGYGGKEVEMPHESDVSAEWWKLANTWGGSTKGDIVKGLNTALAGERYSREAFTSYAEKTTDAELKSFLQDMITNKEQHILKLESRLNSLGEQPSIPAQNADKYAKLKNSLQGTDETFLMRSTLGDLQTGIVDVNNLRNKFTDPVATAIFSEIEIDLCKYEQCLAHLYKARLGAKPAKPTSAPAVKM; via the coding sequence ATGGCACAATCTAACAATCAAGACACAAAAAAAAGAGTAGCCATTCTCATCGAGAACGGCGTTGAAGATGATGAGTTTCAAGTACCTTATAAAGGGCTACAAATGGCCGGAATTGAGGTAGTTGTACTCGGTTCTCGCACGAATGAAAACTATGCGGGCAAACAGGGCAAAGTGGCAATGAAAGCCGATGGCACGACAACAGAAGCGATCGCTTCTGATTTCGATGCTGTTATTATCCCAGGTGGCTATGCTCCAGACATGATGCGGACTAACCCAAATACAGTGCGTTTCGTACAAGAAGCAATGGAGCAAGGAAAAATCGTTGCTGCTGTTTGTCACGGCCCGCAAGTTTTAATTGAAGGCGATTTGCTAAGGGGCAAACAAGCCACAGGATTTATATCAATTCGCAAGGACATTATAAATGCTGGCGCTAACTATATAGATGAGCCATTAGTAGTTGATGGCAACCTGATAACTTCCCGTCAGCCTGGAGATTTAGCAATTTTCACTACAGCAATTCTCAGCCGTCTCGGTTATGGTGGGAAAGAAGTTGAAATGCCCCATGAGAGCGATGTTAGTGCTGAATGGTGGAAGCTAGCTAATACTTGGGGTGGGTCAACAAAGGGGGACATTGTTAAAGGTTTAAACACTGCACTTGCTGGTGAAAGATATTCGCGAGAAGCATTTACCAGCTATGCTGAAAAAACAACAGATGCGGAGTTGAAATCTTTTCTCCAAGACATGATTACCAACAAAGAGCAGCACATCCTCAAGTTGGAATCGCGGCTTAACTCTTTAGGCGAACAACCATCCATACCCGCCCAAAATGCTGATAAATATGCCAAGCTAAAAAATTCGCTACAGGGAACTGATGAAACATTCCTAATGCGTAGCACGCTAGGCGATTTACAGACGGGTATTGTAGACGTGAATAACCTGCGGAATAAATTCACAGATCCAGTAGCGACTGCAATTTTCAGTGAGATTGAAATCGATCTGTGCAAGTACGAACAGTGTCTAGCGCACCTTTATAAGGCGCGGTTAGGAGCAAAACCTGCCAAACCAACATCTGCTCCTGCTGTGAAAATGTAA